Proteins encoded by one window of Lycium barbarum isolate Lr01 chromosome 11, ASM1917538v2, whole genome shotgun sequence:
- the LOC132617652 gene encoding uncharacterized protein LOC132617652: protein MSSTSRAWVAAVSVGVVEALKDQGLCRWNYTIKTIHQHAKNNIRSYSQAKKFSSQSSSLRTQRKSKQSEESLRKVMYLSCWGPN, encoded by the coding sequence ATGAGTTCAACAAGCAGGGCATGGGTTGCAGCAGTAAGCGTGGGAGTAGTAGAGGCATTGAAAGATCAAGGACTTTGTAGGTGGAACTATACCATAAAAACAATACATCAACATGCCAAGAACAATATAAGGTCATATTCACAGGCCAAGAAGTTTTCTTCTCAGTCTTCTTCTTTGAGAACCCAAAGAAAGTCGAAGCAATCTGAAGAGTCTCTGAGGAAAGTCATGTACTTGAGCTGTTGGGGTCCCAATTGA